Part of the Streptomyces europaeiscabiei genome is shown below.
TTCCATGTCGACATCGACCAGGAGGTCATGCCGGGCATGCGGATCGTCCAGCTGACTCCCCCGGGCTCCGGCTGTTCCATCGCCCTCGGCGACGCCATCTGGGACATGGCCCAGGGCCCCAAGCCAGCCCCCGGCGCGTATCAGGGCCTCCAGCTCTGTGTCGCCGACATCAAGGCCGCCCACGCCGAACTCCTCGAACGGGGCCTCGACGTGTCCGAACCCATCCAGTACGCCCCCGACGACGGCGCCACCTTCATGTACTTCAAGGACCCGGACGGCAACGGGTGGGCGATCCAGGAGTACCGGCGCAGGGTCACGGAGCCGCTGCACCAGGTGCTGGCGGGCCTGGCGCAGCAGTAGGCAGCCGGCCTGGCGCACCCGTCGTGGCGGACCGCCGGGGGCCGGCGGCGGTCCGCGGCGGTCCGCGGCGGTCTGCGGCGGTCTGCGGCGCACCGTGTCCGCCTGCGGTTCTGGCTCCACCGGCGAATATTGGCTCGCGGCCCCCGCGATGCGGCTGGCAGGGTGCCGCGCATGGCGCCCCAGTATGAGATCCGTGCCGACTACGACGCCCGGACGATCGTCGTCTACCAGGCGTACGCACCCGCCGTCGCCGACGCGGCGCTGCGGGCCGGCCGCTTCGTCGAGCCGTTCTCGTTCCGTCGGATGACGTGGATCAAGCCGTCGTTCCTGTGGCTGATGCACCGCAGCAACTGGGCCCGCAAGCCCGGCCAGGAGCGGGTGCTCGCGGTGCGGATCACCCGGGAGGGCTGGGAGGAGGCGCTGTCCCGGGCCGTGCTGACGACGGCGGACCCGGCGGCCGTGGCGGGGGCGGCCGTCCATGTCCAGTGGGACCCGGAGCGCTCGCCGCGCGGGGCCGCGCTGAACCACTACAGCATCCAGGTCGGCATCGGCCGCCATCTGATCCGGACCTTCACCGACGAGTGGATCGTCGGTCTCACGGACCTCACCCCCCAGGTCCGCAAAGCCGCGACCCTGGTGCAGACCGGCCGGACCGACAAGGCCCAGCGTCTGCTGCCCCCGGAACGCGTCTACCCACTGCCCCCGGCGCTGGCCGGCCTTCGCACTCCGCGCTGAGCCGCCCACCGGGAGCGGCGGTCGCACGTCACACGGTCCCCGTCGCGGCGTAGCGGCAGCCTTCGAGGCGGCGATACCACCAGACATACGGGCGCCACCCCCGACGGACGTGGACGAACGGGTCCGGCAAGGTGCGTTCCAGGTAGCGGACGTCGAGGGACGCGACCAGTCGACCCAGTTCGGCGCGGGGCCGCGGGGGCAGGTGGCGCAGGACCGTGCCGAGCATGTCGCGGACATGCCTGATGTCCCTGAGGGCGCAGGCGCGGCACCCGCAGTCGTCCAGGAACGGGTAGCGCGGCCGGCGTCCCTGCGCCCCCACGAAGGCTCGGTAGCGCCGCAGGGCGGAGGCGGTCATGCCGGGGAAGACGTCGTAGTCGGCCGAGAGCGCCTCGTAGCGGTGCACGGAGGCGCTGGTGCGGGCCGAGAGTCCGTGGATCCGGCTCCGTGGTGGGCTGTCCCGGTTCAGGGGACGGTCTCCTCGGAGCCGCTGGGCGGCGCGCAGCGCGCCGGGCCGATTACGCGGCATCGGCCTTTCGTCGGGATGCGTTCATGTCGATCATCATGCCGGTTCCCACCGGCACACGGAAGGGGAGCCCCGTGACCGGGGCTCCCCTTCCGCGTCCGCGCCTGCCGCCCGGCGCCTACAGCACCGGCAGGTTCTTCCGCAGCTCGAAGGCCGTGACCTCGGAGCGGTACTCCTCCCACTCCTGGCGCTTGTTGCGCAGGAAGAAGTCGAAGACGTGCTCGCCCAGGGTCTCCGCCACCAGGTCGCTGCGCTCCATGAGGGTCAGGGCCTCGCCCAGGTTCTGCGGGAGCGGCTCGATGCCCATCGCGCGGCGTTCCGCGTCCGAGAGGGCCCAGACGTCGTCCTCGGCGCCCGGCGGGAGCTCGTAGCCCTCCTCGATGCCCTTGAGGCCGGCGGCCAGGAGCATGGCGTACGCCAGGTACGGGTTGGTGCCGGAGTCCAGGGAGCGGACCTCCACCCGTGCCGAGCCCGTCTTGCCGGGCTTGTACATGGGGACCCGGACCAGGGCGGAGCGGTTGTTGTGGCCCCAGCAGATGTACGAGGGGGCCTCGCCGCCGGCGCCGGCGGTGCGCTCGGAGCCGCCCCAGATGCGCTTGTAGGAGTTGACCCACTGGTTCGTCACGGCGGCGATCTCGGCCGCGTGCTTCAGCAGGCCCGCGATGAAGGAGCGGCCGACCTTGGAGAGCTGGTACTCCGCGCCCGACTCGTAGAACGCGTTCCGGTCGCCTTCGAAGAGCGACAGGTGCGTGTGCATTCCGCTGCCCGGGTGCTCGCTGAACGGCTTCGGCATGAACGTCGCCTGGACGCCCTGCTCCAGCGCCACCTGCTTCATGACCAGGCGGAACGTCATGATGTTGTCCGCGGTGGACAGCGCGTCGGCGTAGCGGAGGTCGATCTCCTGCTGGCCCGGTGCGCCCTCGTGGTGGGAGAACTCGACCGAGATGCCCATGGACTCCAGCATGGTGATCGCCTGGCGGCGGAAGTCCATGCCGACGTTCTGCGGGGTGTGGTCGAAGTAGCCGGAGTTGTCGGCCGGGGTCGGGCGGGAGCCGTCGACCGGCTTGTCCTTCAGGAGGAAGAACTCGATCTCGGGGTGGGTGTAGAAGGTGAAGCCCAGGTCGGAGGCCTTGGCCAGGGCGCGCTTGAGGACGTAGCGCGGGTCGGCGAAGGACGGGGAGCCGTCCGGCATGAGGATGTCGCAGAACATCCGGGCGGTACCGGGGGCCTCCGCGCGCCACGGCAGGACCTGGAAGGTCGACGGGTCCGGCTTGGCGATCATGTCGGACTCGTACACCCGGGCGAAGCCCTCGATGGCCGAGCCGTCGAAGCCGATGCCCTCGTCAAACGCCTGTTCCAGTTCGGCGGGGGCCACGGCGACGGACTTCAGGAAGCCCAGGACGTCCGTGAACCACAGGCGTACGAAACGGATGTCGCGCTCCTCCAACGTACGGAGCACGAACTCCTGCTGCTTGTCCATCTTCCGCTTCCACCCATTCCTTGCTGGTCAGGCCGCCTTGCTCCCGAGCGACGGGAGACGGTCGGGCACCTGAGCATCCCACCACAACACCATTTCATGCGCGTTGCGCACCTTGATCGGCAAACCGACCTCCAGTCGAACGCCCGGCATACGGCGGGTGTACCTCCCGAGGTTTACCTCCCGCTGTGGGGGTGTACCGCTCGCTCCGCCGCTCAACCGCTCTGCCGCCCATCTTGCCTGCTCGCGCCGACATCCGTAACGCCCGTGTCGTTCCGTGGGCAGCCCGGGGTGCCGGCGGGCAGCATGGGAGGCGGGATCCCTCGTTTACGAGAGGGAGCGGATCAACTTACGATCAGCTGATCCGACCGTCCCATCCGACCCATCCCCCACTAAGGACACACCCCATGGCCGCCAAGACCAACAGCAGCGGGGACCGCAAGGCGCGCATCGAGGCGATGCGCCGTGCCGAGCGTTCCCGTGAGCGCCGGACCCGGATCCTCACGATCGGCGCCAGCGTGCTGATAGTCGCCGGCCTCGTCGTGGGCGGGACGGTCCTGATCCGCTCGCAGTCCGACGACAGCAGCAGCACCGCGAGCGACTCCAAGGCCACGGGCAAGTGGAAGACCGGGTCGGACGGCGTCAAGACCTGGAGCACCAAGCTCACCCAGAACCACGTCACCAAGAGCGTGAAGTACCCGATGGAGCCCCCGGTGGGCGGCGACCACAACCCGGTCTGGCAGAACTGCAACGGCGACGTCTACGACAAGGCGATCAAGAACGAGAACGCCGTGCACTCCCTGGAACACGGCGCGGTCTGGGTCTCGTACAACAGCAAGGCCTCCGAGGCCGACGTGAAGGCGCTCGCGGAGAAGGTCAAGAAGACCCCGTACACGCTGATGAGCCCGGTCGAGGACCAGAAGGACCCGATCATGCTCAGTGCGTGGGGCCACCAGCGCACGGTGACGAGCGCGAAGGACCCGAACGTCGACAAGTTCTTCGAGTCCTACGTCCAGGGCGAGCAGACGCCCGAGCCGGGTGCCGCCTGCACCAACGGCGTCTCCTAGCGGCAGCGGCCTGGCACAGTGGGAAGCATGAAGCACATCGGTTGGATCGCCTCCGGGGCCGCGGCGGTACTCGTCGCGGCCGGAGCGATCACGTACGCGGTCGCCGACGGCGACGAGTCCGGGCTGAAGGCCCCCGCCGCCGACTCCGCCGACGCGGGGTTCGCCCGGGACATGGCCGTCCATCACCAGCAGGCCGTCGAGATGTCGTACATCGTGCGCGACCGGACGGACGACGAGGAGGTCCGGCGGCTCGCGTACGACATCGCGCAGACGCAGGCCAACCAGCGCGGCATGATGATCGGCTGGCTCGATCTGTGGGGCCTGCCGAAGGTGTCGTCGCAGCAGCCGATGGCCTGGATGGGCATGGGCTCGATGGCCTCCGGCGAGGACGGTTCGCTGATGCCGGGCATGGCCACCGACACCGAGATGGAGAAGCTCGGCAAGCTCAACGGCAAGCAGGCAGAGATCTTCTTCCTCCAGTTGATGACCGACCATCACAAGGGCGGCGTCCACATGGCGGAGGGCTGCGTCTCCAAGTGCACGGTCGGCGTGGAGAAGAAGCTCGCGCAGGGCATGGTCAACGCCCAGGAGTCCGAGATCTCGTTGATGACGGGGATGCTCAAGGACCGGGGCGCCGCGCCACGGTAGGTAGCCCTCCGGTCGAAGTGACCGGTCACCCCTGAGGCCCCGGGGACGTATGTCGCAATTCCCTTGCGCGTACGGTTCCTTGGGGCTTCCGTACGTTTCCATACGTTCGCTTGGGGGGTTCTTGGCCCAGCCGTGCCCGCCGCCATTCCCTGGCGTGAGGCGCTCGCGACGGCGAACGGGGCCGCGCCGATGCGTACGGTGCCGGACATCGCGGCGATCGCCGACCCGAACACCGGGTTCCTGATCGGGCAGACGCAGACCCTCCCCGAGGGCGGGCAGGCGTACGGCGAGTACCGGATCGGCGGCACCTCGCTCGCCGCGCCGGTCGTCGCGGGCGTCCAGGCACTGGCGCAGGAGGCCCACGGCGGCCGTCCGCCGGGCTTCGCCAACCCGGCGATCTACGCCCGGTACGTCTCGTCGTCGTTCGGGGGCCCGACGCACGGGGGCTCGGCGCACGGAGGCCCGACGCACGGGGGCCCGACGCACGGGGGCCCGACGCACGGGGGCCCGACGCACGGGGGCTCGGCGCACGGAGCGAAGGTGTTCCACGACGTCACCGACAACCCGGCGGGCGGCGCCGGGCTCGCGGTGGCCCGTGTCGACTTCGTCAGCGGCTACGACACCGCCGACGGGCTCGCCACCTCCGTACGCACCCTGGGCGCCGACAGCTCCCTGCACGCCGTGCGCGGGTACGACGACGTGACCGGGGTGGGGTCGCCCGCCAAGGGCTATGTGGAGTCGTACCGGCGGTAGGGGTCGCGACGGGATCCGTGGGGCGCTCCGAACGTGGGGCGCCCCACACCCCATTGCGTCGCTCTGACGATTACACTGGGCCCCGTGCCTCAACTTCGTCTCGCTTTGAATCAGATCGACTCGACGGTCGGCGACATCGCCGCGAACGCCGAGGCGGTCGTCCGCTGGACCCGGCACTCCGCCGAGCAGGGAGCGCATCTGGTGGCGTTCCCCGAGATGGTGCTGACCGGGTATCCCGTCGAGGACCTGGCGCTGCGCCAGTCCTTCGTGGAGGCCTCCCGCTCCGCGCTGAGGGCGCTCGCCGCGCGGCTCGCCGACGAGGGCTTCGGGGAGCTGCCGGTGGTCCTCGGTTACCTCGACCGTTCCGAGTCCGCCTCGCCGAGGTTCGGCCAGCCGGCGGGCGCCCCGCGCAACGCCGGGGCGGTGCTGTACCGGGGCGAGGTCGCGCTCACCTACGCCAAGCACCACCTCCCCAACTACGGCGTG
Proteins encoded:
- a CDS encoding DUF3105 domain-containing protein, translated to MAAKTNSSGDRKARIEAMRRAERSRERRTRILTIGASVLIVAGLVVGGTVLIRSQSDDSSSTASDSKATGKWKTGSDGVKTWSTKLTQNHVTKSVKYPMEPPVGGDHNPVWQNCNGDVYDKAIKNENAVHSLEHGAVWVSYNSKASEADVKALAEKVKKTPYTLMSPVEDQKDPIMLSAWGHQRTVTSAKDPNVDKFFESYVQGEQTPEPGAACTNGVS
- a CDS encoding DUF4291 domain-containing protein; its protein translation is MAPQYEIRADYDARTIVVYQAYAPAVADAALRAGRFVEPFSFRRMTWIKPSFLWLMHRSNWARKPGQERVLAVRITREGWEEALSRAVLTTADPAAVAGAAVHVQWDPERSPRGAALNHYSIQVGIGRHLIRTFTDEWIVGLTDLTPQVRKAATLVQTGRTDKAQRLLPPERVYPLPPALAGLRTPR
- a CDS encoding VOC family protein; this encodes MQYTLEVIPLPVSDIDRARDFYRDKVGFHVDIDQEVMPGMRIVQLTPPGSGCSIALGDAIWDMAQGPKPAPGAYQGLQLCVADIKAAHAELLERGLDVSEPIQYAPDDGATFMYFKDPDGNGWAIQEYRRRVTEPLHQVLAGLAQQ
- the glnA gene encoding type I glutamate--ammonia ligase, whose amino-acid sequence is MDKQQEFVLRTLEERDIRFVRLWFTDVLGFLKSVAVAPAELEQAFDEGIGFDGSAIEGFARVYESDMIAKPDPSTFQVLPWRAEAPGTARMFCDILMPDGSPSFADPRYVLKRALAKASDLGFTFYTHPEIEFFLLKDKPVDGSRPTPADNSGYFDHTPQNVGMDFRRQAITMLESMGISVEFSHHEGAPGQQEIDLRYADALSTADNIMTFRLVMKQVALEQGVQATFMPKPFSEHPGSGMHTHLSLFEGDRNAFYESGAEYQLSKVGRSFIAGLLKHAAEIAAVTNQWVNSYKRIWGGSERTAGAGGEAPSYICWGHNNRSALVRVPMYKPGKTGSARVEVRSLDSGTNPYLAYAMLLAAGLKGIEEGYELPPGAEDDVWALSDAERRAMGIEPLPQNLGEALTLMERSDLVAETLGEHVFDFFLRNKRQEWEEYRSEVTAFELRKNLPVL
- a CDS encoding DUF305 domain-containing protein; amino-acid sequence: MKHIGWIASGAAAVLVAAGAITYAVADGDESGLKAPAADSADAGFARDMAVHHQQAVEMSYIVRDRTDDEEVRRLAYDIAQTQANQRGMMIGWLDLWGLPKVSSQQPMAWMGMGSMASGEDGSLMPGMATDTEMEKLGKLNGKQAEIFFLQLMTDHHKGGVHMAEGCVSKCTVGVEKKLAQGMVNAQESEISLMTGMLKDRGAAPR